A stretch of the Lolium perenne isolate Kyuss_39 chromosome 3, Kyuss_2.0, whole genome shotgun sequence genome encodes the following:
- the LOC127345342 gene encoding uncharacterized protein, translating to MPAAMPTLLFLLLLFLSLAATSTCSHSQPQSQVPDAEPQQAVEMVPMATAAGSGYSGVVLNETRRRLGRFQLCAPCTCCGGPRGVCVLAPCCYAINCNIPNRPFGFCSFTPKACSCFGCNI from the exons ATGCCCGCCGCCATGCCCACCCTGCTCTTCCTCCTGctcctcttcctctccctcgccgccACCTCTACCTGCTCCCACTCCCAGCCCCAGTCACAG GTCCCGGACGCGGAGCCGCAGCAGGCGGTGGAGATGGTGCCGATGGCCACGGCGGCCGGGTCCGGCTACAGCGGCGTGGTCCTCAACGAGACGCGGCGGCGGCTGGGCCGCTTCCAGCTCTGCGCGCCCTGCACCTGCTGCGGCGGGCCCAGGGGCGTCTGCGTCCTCGCCCCGTGCTGCTACGCCATCAACTGCAACATCCCCAACCGCCCCTTCGGCTTCTGCTCCTTCACGCCCAAGGCCTGCAGCTGCTTCGGATGCAACATCTGA
- the LOC127345343 gene encoding zinc finger CCCH domain-containing protein 12, producing the protein MDEAGRAPAPAVVTVTASAAAPSPPAPPPPPPATATADTGTPSPDPDALYQEGMWHQMAMSSGATMQQGPYPERPGEPDCTYYLRTGLCRFGLSCRFNHPPDRNMAIASARIKGEYPERVGQPECQYYLKTGTCKFGPTCKFHHPREKAGIQGMAQLNSLGYPLRPNERECAYYLKTGQCKYGNTCKFNHPELFNAVPSSRGSPIYPSVHTSGSTGPHSYTGTTMASWAYPRGSFVPSPRWQGASNYAPMIVPQGLVQVPSWNSYPGQILPVSSSESRLQSPGAQQYYGTSRQGEGSAGNQGMLSPYRSSSFPVPQYALQRENVFPERPDQPECIYYIKTGDCKFGAVCKFHHPRVRSQPSPDCVLSPMGLPLRPGEELCKFYSRYGICKFGVNCKFDHPMATPVGVYAYGYSASASPNAPTARRLLESPSGSASYPS; encoded by the exons ATGGACGAAGCCGGAAGGGCCCCCGCTCCCGCGGTGGTGACCGTCACGGCCTCCGCCGCCGCGCCCTCGCCTCCCGCTCCCCCTCCCCCGccccccgccaccgccaccgccgacaCCGGCACGCCCTCGCCCGACCCCGATGCACTCTACCAAG AGGGGATGTGGCACCAGATGGCCATGAGCAGCGGCGCCACTATGCAACAGGGCCCATATCCTGAGCGGCCGGGGGAACCCGACTGCACTTACTACCTCAGGACTGGATTGTGTAGGTTCGGCTTGAGCTGCAGGTTCAATCACCCTCCTGATAGGAATATG GCTATTGCCTCTGCTAGAATCAAAGGAGAATATCCTGAGAGGGTGGGACAACCAGAATGTCAG TACTATCTGAAGACTGGAACATGCAAGTTTGGGCCTACATGTAAATTCCATCATCCCAGAGAAAAGGCTGGGATCCAGGGAATGGCACAGCTAAACTCATTAGGATACCCACTTCGACCG AATGAAAGGGAGTGTGCATACTACTTAAAAACGGGACAGTGTAAATACGGGAATACATGTAAATTTAACCACCCAGAACTTTTCAATGCGGTGCCTTCCTCGCGTGGTTCCCCTATTTATCCTTCTGTACATACCTCTGGAAGCACTGGTCCACATTCCTATACTGGAACTACTATGGCCAGCTGGGCTTATCCAAGAGGTTCCTTCGTTCCAAGCCCTCGATGGCAAGGTGCTTCAAATTATGCACCGATGATTGTACCACAAGGTCTTGTTCAAGTACCAAGCTGGAATTCATATCCT GGACAAATACTACCTGTTTCATCTTCCGAGAGTCGACTTCAGTCTCCAGGAGCTCAACAATACTATGGAACTTCTCGACAAGGTGAAGGTAGTGCTGGCAATCAGGGAATGCTCTCACCCTACAGATCCAGCTCGTTTCCTGTACCTCAGTATGCACTTCAGAGAGAGAATGTATTTCCCGAGAGACCTGATCAACCAGAATGCATATACTACATAAAGACTGGAGATTGTAAGTTTGGTGCAGTTTGCAAGTTCCATCATCCCCGGGTGCGATCACAACCTTCCCCAGACTGTGTGTTGAGCCCAATGGGTCTTCCACTACGCCCA GGGGAAGAGCTCTGCAAATTCTATTCCCGTTATGGCATCTGCAAGTTCGGCGTAAACTGCAAGTTTGACCACCCGATGGCTACTCCGGTGGGCGTCTATGCGTATGGCTACTCCGCCTCGGCTTCACCTAACGCGCCTACTGCTCGGCGCCTCCTGGAGTCCCCCTCTGGATCTGCCTCGTACCCATCCTAG
- the LOC127345341 gene encoding uncharacterized protein, giving the protein MGVWKEGAGWCFCSGGGGGRSERVKAAIFSAKAAALAAVCAHGGTGLLIHRNLLLTTHGNLPSAAAAEDAHALLGHARVPARLVPHRFFITSSILDLTIVGVDSAENESTLQAQQPHYLKTCCKPSLDHGSVVYLLGHTGKKELVIGDGKVVIGTDNLIKLSTDGVTWCPGSAGFDAQGNLAFMICDPMKLASSPAARSSSASSSSSHSSKKDQPMQFGIPISVVCDWLYQHWQGSLDEVTKPKLPLVRLMSSRSDHSTSSFTRRNVFKPADDENDDASVTSKVTSKPKYQQGSGSSANAKISHDANPLVDLRRNSEQGISTPEIYESPRGSSCQGQQGPAPIQLLDINFPPRVPKTIFLPLPLKQMLSDENNVETSKPRNPSRENCFPSGLIWHRNGEADSRDPPVARLEEDCSSEGQSSSSPAERMEYRNHRDQYSSEEETMYSAETMESRNIPSPREKHVGRSQSCVNYSRWNSPRKPSVQNGTLRKQHTLIPVRKTHSQSTSLPQRSHDYLSPTVSSAMKKRNSMEQQQPPKPRRIIVNSSPKWMF; this is encoded by the exons ATGGGGGTGTGGAAGGAGGGCGCCGGGTGGTGCTtctgctccggcggcggcgggggccgctCCGAGCGGGTCAAGGCCGCCATCTTCTCCGCCAAGGCCGCCGCGCTCGCCGCCGTCTGCGCCCACGGCGGCACGGGCCTCCTCATCCACCGCAACCTGCTGCTCACCACGCACGGCAAcctgccctccgccgccgccgccgaggacgCCCACGCGCTGCTCGGCCACGCACGCGTCCCCGCCCGACTCGTGCCCCACAG ATTCTTCATTACCAGCTCGATTCTTGACCTCACAATAGTTGGTGTTGATTCTGCCGAGAATGAGTCCACTTTGCAAGCTCAGCAGCCTCACTATTTGAAAACATGCTGCAAACCAAGCCTGGATCATGGCAGTGTTGTTTACCTGCTGGGGCATACTGGGAAGAAGGAACTGGTGATCGGCGACGGAAAGGTAGTGATCGGCACAGACAACCTCATAAAGCTCTCCACAGATGGGGTGACATGGTGCCCTGGCTCTGCCGGCTTCGACGCCCAAGGGAACCTAGCTTTCATGATCTGCGATCCAATGAAGCTggcctcctccccggccgcaaggtCTTCTTCAGCATCCTCATCGTCGTCGCATTCATCCAAGAAGGATCAGCCAATGCAATTCGGGATTCCCATATCTGTCGTCTGCGATTGGTTGTACCAGCATTGGCAGGGCAGCTTGGATGAGGTTACCAAGCCAAAGTTGCCTCTTGTTAGACTGATGTCCAGCAGGAGCGATCACTCGACCAGCTCCTTTACTCGCCGCAATGTGTTCAAGCCTGCAGATGACGAGAATGATGATGCGTCCGTTACTTCTAAAGTGACTTCCAAGCCTAAATATCAGCAGGGGTCAGGCAGCTCAGCCAATGCAAAAATCTCACATGATGCCAATCCTCTTGTTGATCTACGCAGAAACAGCGAGCAAGGGATTTCAACTCCAGAAATATATGAATCGCCGAGGGGTAGTTCTTGTCAGGGTCAGCAGGGTCCTGCGCCAATTCAACTCTTGGACATCAACTTCCCACCAAGGGTTCCCAAGACTATCTTTCTACCACTACCCCTGAAGCAAATGCTTTCTGACGAGAACAATGTGGAGACTTCCAAACCTAGGAATCCATCTAGAGAGAATTGCTTTCCATCAGGGCTGATATGGCACCGTAACGGCGAGGCAGATTCTCGGGATCCTCCGGTTGCTCGTCTGGAGGAGGATTGTAGCAGTGAGGGGCAGTCCAGCTCGTCACCTGCTGAACGAATGGAGTACAGAAATCATCGAGACCAGTATAGCAGCGAGGAGGAAACAATGTACTCAGCCGAAACCATGGAGAGCAGGAACATTCCAAGCCCCAGGGAGAAGCACGTCGGGAGGAGCCAGAGCTGTGTCAACTACAGCCGGTGGAACTCTCCAAGGAAACCGTCGGTGCAAAACGGGACCTTAAGGAAGCAACACACACTGATCCCTGTTCGGAAGACGCACTCGCAGAGCACGTCTCTGCCACAGAGGAGTCATGACTATTTGAGCCCGACGGTCTCCTCAGCTATGAAGAAGAGGAACTCCATGGAGCAGCAACAGCCTCCAAAGCCCCGTCGGATCATCGTCAATTCTTCTCCAAAATGGATGTTTTGA